A stretch of Cicer arietinum cultivar CDC Frontier isolate Library 1 chromosome 5, Cicar.CDCFrontier_v2.0, whole genome shotgun sequence DNA encodes these proteins:
- the LOC101494180 gene encoding uncharacterized protein, whose amino-acid sequence MAKETPTTSKFLSFMCLFMFMLNFQSSHGEQEYKLLLSFKASIHFDPLHSLSNWVNTSSDTICKWHGVVCDNWSHVNSVSLSGKNISGEISSSILQLPHVTNLDLSNNQLVGDIVFNSQVLSSLRYLNLSNNNLTGSLPQSLFSTSFINLETLDLVNNMFSGKIPDQIGLLSSLKYLDLGGNVLVGKIPNSITNMTCLEYLTLASNQLVGEIPTEIFRMKKLKYIYLGYNNLSGEIPKNIGKLFSLNHLNLAYNNLTGTIPESLGNLTSLQYLFLYQNKLTGPIPQTIFELKNLISLDLSDNSLSGEISNLVVHLQKLEILQLFSNNFTGKIPNTIASLPHLQVLQLWSNKLTGEIPQELGKNNNLTILDLSSNNLTGKIPNSLCASKNLYKLILFSNSFKGEIPKELTSCRTLQRVRLQNNNLSGKLPFEMTKLPLIYLLDISGNKLSGRIDDRKWNMPSLQMLNLANNNFSGELPNSFGTEKLEGLDLSENQFSGNIPISFRNLPELVQLKLNNNKFFGNIPEELFKCNKLVALDLSNNQLSGKIPAKLAEMPVLGLLDLSENQFSGEIPKSLGSIESLVEVNISFNHFHGSLPSTEAFFAINASSVAGNNLCDHNGDDSNGLPPCKSDQFNSTTLFVLICFLLGFVALVGAGFLLVFIRRRKKGVEIRRFENEDGSWEVMFFDSKGLKLINVEDVLSSVKEGKVISKGKNWVSYEGKCVSNEMQFVVKEISDLNYLPLSFWDDAVEFGKKVRHVNIVKLIGMFKCGKRGYLVYENEEGKKLSEIVYNLSWERRKKIAVGVAKAIKFLQCECLWNGLVGEVSPEIVLVDGKGVARLMLNPPGIGTDFKGFVSSAYVAPEERKGKDVTEKSEIYGFGVMVIELLTGRSPLDIEAGNGIHHKNNIVEWARYCYSDCHIDTWIDHVIMKGGDASTYENDIVETMNLALHCTATDPTARPCARDVLKALETNTFTFC is encoded by the exons ATGGCCAAAGAAACTCCAACTACTTCCAAGTTTCTCTCATTTATGTGCCTTTTCATGTTCATGCTCAACTTCCAATCATCTCATGGAGAACAGGAGTACAAGCTTCTCTTATCCTTCAAAGCATCCATCCACTTTGATCCTCTTCACTCTCTCTCCAACTGGGTCAACACTTCCTCTGACACTATCTGCAAATGGCACGGCGTAGTGTGCGACAATTGGTCGCATGTTAACTCCGTATCACTCTCAGGGAAAAACATCTCCGGAGAGATTTCCTCGTCAATCCTCCAACTTCCACATGTTACAAATCTCGACCTCTCCAACAATCAACTTGTTGGAGATATTGTCTTCAATTCTCAAGTCCTCTCTTCACTTCGTTACCTCAATCTCAGCAACAACAACCTCACTGGTTCTTTACCTCAATCCTTATTTTCTACATCGTTTATCAACCTCGAAACTCTCGATCTCGTAAACAACATGTTTTCAGGGAAAATACCCGACCAAATTGGATTACTTTCAAGCTTAAAATATCTTGATCTAGGTGGCAATGTTTTAGTTGGAAAAATTCCAAATTCCATCACTAACATGACATGTCTAGAATACTTGACTTTGGCTTCAAACCAATTAGTTGGTGAAATCCCAACGGAGATATTCCGAATGAAAAAGTTGAAATATATTTACTTGGGATACAACAATCTTTCAGGTGAGATACCAAAGAACATtggaaaattattttctttgaatcACCTTAATCTTGCTTACAACAATCTCACTGGAACAATTCCTGAATCACTGGGAAACCTCACATCTCTTCAATATCTCTTTCTCTACCAAAACAAACTCACTGGCCCAATTCCACAAACGATTTTCGAATTGAAAAACCTTATTTCACTTGATCTCAGTGATAATTCACTTTCTGGTGAGATTTCAAATCTTGTTGTCCACCTTCAAAAACTAGAAATTCTTCAACTTTTCTCAAACAACTTCACAGGAAAGATTCCAAACACAATAGCATCATTACCTCACCTTCAAGTTCTTCAGCTCTGGTCAAACAAATTAACAGGTGAGattccacaagaacttggaaaaAACAACAACCTCACTATACTTGACCTCTCTTCCAACAACCTAACAGGCAAAATCCCAAACAGTTTATGTGCATCCAAAAATCTTTACAAACTTATCCTCTTTTCAAACTCTTTCAAAGGTGAAATACCAAAAGAGTTAACCTCATGCAGAACCTTACAACGAGTGAGACTTCAAAACAACAACTTGTCCGGGAAATTACCATTTGAAATGACTAAATTGCCCCTTATATACTTGTTGGATATCTCTGGTAACAAACTTTCTGGAAGAATTGATGACCGAAAATGGAACATGCCATCACTTCAAATGCTGAATTTGGCTAACAATAATTTCTCAGGTGAATTACCAAACTCTTTTGGGACTGAAAAACTGGAAGGATTGGATTTATCAGAGAATCAATTTTCTGGTAATATTCCAATAAGTTTTAGAAATTTACCTGAACTAGTTCAATTgaaactcaacaataacaagtTTTTTGGTAACATACCAGAAGAACTTTTTAAATGCAACAAGCTTGTTGCTTTAGATTTAAGTAACAATCAGTTAAGCGGTAAAATTCCGGCGAAACTTGCCGAGATGCCAGTTCTCGGTCTACTCGACTTATCGGAGAATCAATTTTCCGGCGAAATTCCGAAGAGTTTAGGAAGCATTGAATCACTTGTTGAGGTTAATATATCGTTTAACCATTTTCATGGAAGTTTACCTTCCACTGAAGCTTTCTTTGCAATCAATGCAAGTTCAGTCGCCGGCAACAACCTTTGCGACCATAACGGTGATGATTCTAACGGTTTACCACCATGCAAAAGTGATCAATTCAATTCAACTACgttgtttgttttaatttgttttctgTTAGGGTTTGTTGCGTTGGTTGGTGCTGGttttcttctagtttttataCGTAGAAGGAAGAAGGGTGTCGAGATTCGAAGATTTGAAAATGAAGACGGTTCATGGGAAGTGATGTTTTTCGATTCCAAGGGTTTGAAATTGATTAACGTGGAAGATGTTTTATCGTCGGTGAAAGAAGGAAAAGTGATTTCAAAGGGAAAAAATTGGGTTTCTTATGAAGGAAAGTGCGTTTCGAATGAAATGCAATTCGTTGTGAAAGAAATAAGCGATTTAAATTATCTTCCTTTGAGTTTCTGGGATGATGCGGTGGAGTTTGGGAAGAAAGTGAGACACGTTAATATTGTGAAGCTTATTGGAATGTTTAAGTGTGGGAAAAGAGGGTATTTGGTTTATGAGAATGAAGAGGGAAAGAAATTGAGTGAAATTGTTTATAATTTGAGCTGGGAAAGGCGAAAGAAAATTGCTGTGGGTGTTGCGAAAGCGATAAAGTTTTTGCAGTGTGAGTGTTTGTGGAATGGTTTGGTTGGTGAGGTTTCGCCGGAGATTGTTTTGGTGGATGGAAAGGGTGTCGCCCGCCTCATGCTCAACCCTCCCGGCATTGGAACGGATTTCAAGGGTTTTGTTTCTTCAGCCTACGTTGCTCCAG AGGAAAGAAAGGGGAAAGATGTGACGGAGAAGAGTGAGATATATGGTTTTGGAGTTATGGTGATTGAATTATTGACTGGGAGAAGCCCTCTGGACATAGAAGCAGGAAATGGCATACATCACAAGAATAATATTGTTGAGTGGGCCCGTTACTGTTACTCTGATTGTCATATTGACACGTGGATAGATCATGTCATAATGAAGGGTGGAGATGCATCCACCTATGAAAACGACATCGTGGAAACCATGAATCTTGCTCTGCATTGTACCGCAACTGATCCCACTGCAAGGCCATGCGCAAGAGATGTACTCAAAGCCCTAGAGACCAACACATTCACTTTTTGCTGA